From the Halorussus salinus genome, the window CCTCGACCCCGACCCTCGTGTCGCCGACAGTCACCGCCGCGCTCCGGACTAGCACGGACCGCCGACTCTCGTTGCCCGAGTCGTTTTGCGCGCCGTCGGCCTGCGCGAGCGCCGCGGCCCCGGCCGCGCTCCCGTGGGCCGCGCTCGCCGCGCCCGCGCCGCCGTCCGCGACTCGTTTCGCCCCGGTGTCCGCCAGCACCGCGCCCGCGCCCCCTGACGCGACTACCAGTCCGAGTACGCACAGTACGACTCTCAGACGCCCCGCTTTCGGTACGTTCATTCCGCCCGCTCTACCTCGCCCGCCGGAATAAAAATCGACAACTGTTCACATCGTTCACAGCAATTCGCTCGTGCGCCGCGAAATCGGCCGTGAGCGGTCGTCTGTTGGATTATTCACGGCCCGTTGTATCGTGTTAGATCGTGACTTTCGTGCCGTAACTCGAATTGCGCGTGAGAAACCGGGTGGAGAAAATGTTGGACGAAAAGAAAACGAATCCGTAATATGTGAAACGGTAACAACAGACGTACGGTATTAATTCGGTCTCCCTCTCACCCCGAGCGGGGGAACTTTCGTGCGAGACCAACCGAACGACGAGGAGGAACCGCGATTCGACTTCACGCGACGCTCGTTCATGGGCAACACCGGACTGGCAGGCGGTGCCATGATGCTGGCCGGGCAGGCGGTCGCGACCGCCAGAGGAGAGGAGGGCGATCGAACTCGCGCACAGGAGACGCCGGGCGGTGACGCGGGCGTGGACGAGGAGGGCTTGGAGTTTTTCGACATCACGCAGGCCAGACTCGTGCAGGCGATGGCCGCGCGCATCATGCCCGCCGACGAGGTCGGTCCGGGCGCGGTCGAACTCGGCGTCGTCTACTTCATCGACGAGCAACTCAACAGCGAGTTCGGCGTCGCGTCGGACTGGTACATGGAGGAGCCGTTCGTGAACCGCTACGACGGCGCGAAGCCCAATCAGGGGTGGCAGTCGCGGCTCACGCCCGCCGAGGTGTACGAGTACTCCCTCGACTGGGTAGAGGAGTACACCAGCGAAGAGTACGGCAAGAGCTTCCTCGATTTGACCGACGAGCAGAAAGACGAGGTGCTGGCGGCCTTGGACGACAACGAGGTCGATACCTTCCGGTCCATCGAACCGGAGGAGTTCTTCCGACTGCTCCGGTTCAACACCTTGGAGGGGATGTACTGCGACCCGATGTACGACGGCAACCGGAACATGGACGGCTGGCGGATGAAGCGGTTCCCCGGTTCGCCCGGCGCGCTCGGGAGCTATCGGGACCTCATCGACCGCGGGGAGTTCATTCGCATCCCGCCCCGCGACGTGGAGGACGACGTGGAGTCGCTCGGCATCGAATCGGGGACCGACTCGTCGGAGGGCGTCCAGTCGAGCCACAGCCACGGCCCGCGCTACGAACTCGAAGACGGTTCCGACGAGGACGACGAGGGCCACCACGAGCGCGACGACGATTCGGACGGGGGCGGTAGCTGATGGCGACCCAACTCGACCCGGTGGACGTGGTGACGGTCGGCGCGGGGTGGACTGGGAGCATCGTCGCCAAGGAACTCGCGGAGGACGGCAATCAGGTTGTCAGTCTGGAACGGGGCGGCGAGCGGAGTCCGCAGGACTACCTCACGATGCACAACGAACTGCGGTACGCGCTCCGCTACGAACTGATGCAGGACCTCTCGAAGGGGACCGTCACGTTCCGCAACACGCCCGACGAGGAGGCCCTGCCGATGCGCCGCCTCGGGTCGTTCCTCCTCGGGAAGGGCGTCGGCGGCGCGGGCGTCCACTGGAACGGCCAGACGTGGCGGTTCCTGCCCTACGACTTCCAGATTCGGTCGAAGACCATCGACCGGTACGGCCGGGACAAGATTCCCGAGGACATGCTCCTGCAGGACTGGGGCATCACCTACGACGAGTTGCGGCCCTACTACCTCGAATTCGAGAAGCTGTGCGGCATCTCGGGCACCGCGGGCAATCTCGACGGCGAGATACGGGACACCGGCAACCCCTTCGAGGGACCGCGCGCGGAGGACTACCCGACCCCGCCGATGAAGACCACGCCGCCCTTGGAGCGGTTTATGGACGCGTCGGCCGACCTCGGCTACCATCCGTTCATGTCGCCGTCGGCGAACCTCTCGGAGGCGTACACCAACCCCGACGGCGTGTCCCGCGGGGCCTGTCAGTACTGCGGGTACTGCGAGCGGTTCGGATGCGAGTGGGGCGCGAAGGCCGACCCGACGGTCACTGCCCTGCCGGTCGCCAAGGAGACCGGCAACTTCGAACTCCGGACGCAGGCCGACGTTCGGCGGCTCCTCTACGACGCCCGAGAGGGCCGAGTCAGGGGCGTCCAGTACGTCGATACGGTGACGGGCGAGGAGTACGTCCAACCCGCCGAGACCGTCGCGCTCACGGCGTACGTCCTGCACAACGTTCGACTCCTGTTGCTCTCGGACATCGGCGAACCCTACGACCCCGAGAACCCGCAGGACTCGGGCAACGTCGGGAAGAACTACTGCTATCAGAACTTCGGCGGGAGCGCGACCGGCTACTGGGACGACGAGCAGTGGAACCTCTACATGGGGGCGGGCGCGCTCGGCGCGGCCGTGGACGACTTCAACGGCGACAACTTCGACCACACCGGCCTCGACTTCCTCCACGGCGGCAACATCGCCATCACCCAGACCGGCCGCAGACCCATCGTCAACAACCCGGTGCCGCCGGGCGTCGAGCGAAACTGGGGGTCGGAGTTCAAACGGGCCAGCGTGAACTACTTCAACAGTTCGCTGTCCATCTCCGCGCAGGGCGCGGTGCTTCCCTACGCGGACAACTACCTCGACCTCGACCCGACGTACACCGACGAACACGGCGACCCGCTCTTGCGCATGACGTTCAACTGGAAGGAACAGGACCGCAAACTCGCGGAGTACGCTGGCGAGAAGTGCCGCGAGATAATGGAGGCGATGGACCCCGACCGGATGAGCTACAGCGACGAGGTTATCGGCGAGGGCGGCGACTACGACATCCGACCCTACCAGTCCACCCACAACACCGGCGGGGCCGTCATGGGACCGAACCCGGACGTGTCGGTCGTGAACAGCTACCTCCAGTGTTGGGACGCCGAGAACCTGTTCATCCCCGGCGCGTCCGCGTTCGCGCACAACAGCGGCTACAACCCGACCGGGACCGTCGGCGCGCTCGCGTTCCGCGCGGCCGACGGGATGAAGCAGTACCTGCAACGCCCGCGGATGCTCGACTGAAAGAGGTCGTCGCGGTTCTCCGTGGTTCTCCGTTCTCCTACTCGTTCTCGCCCGACCCGCCGACCACCACTTCGCCGACCATCCGCTCGGGATGCACGACGCAGAGGTACGTCGCTATCTCCGGGACCGCGACGAACCGAAACGTCTGGTCGGCCCCCTGCTGGCGGATTATCTCGGTCTGCTCGATGCCGTTCTCCGGGAGCGCGACCGCGCTGTCGCCGGTCGTCGCCGTTCCTGTGGTGTCTCCTCGCGTCGTCCCTCCTTCGGCGGTCGTCGCGTCGCCGCCGGTCCCGGCGTCGCCGGTCGCGTTGCCGCCGGTCGCGTTCTCGACCGGCGTGGCCTCGGCGTCGGCCCCCTCCGGCAGGATGACCGGGAGGTAGCTCCCCTCGGCGTCCCGGAACGCGAAGT encodes:
- a CDS encoding cupredoxin domain-containing protein codes for the protein MTRQPTDSDGRSRRALLGGVAAALTTSAFGSLGVRGAGDEPRPKRQEGGVRARRAFRFGGREQGWYGRAPESIDRESVAGVANPTLRLEPGAVYEVTWENLDGLPHNFAFRDAEGSYLPVILPEGADAEATPVENATGGNATGDAGTGGDATTAEGGTTRGDTTGTATTGDSAVALPENGIEQTEIIRQQGADQTFRFVAVPEIATYLCVVHPERMVGEVVVGGSGENE
- a CDS encoding GMC family oxidoreductase, with the protein product MATQLDPVDVVTVGAGWTGSIVAKELAEDGNQVVSLERGGERSPQDYLTMHNELRYALRYELMQDLSKGTVTFRNTPDEEALPMRRLGSFLLGKGVGGAGVHWNGQTWRFLPYDFQIRSKTIDRYGRDKIPEDMLLQDWGITYDELRPYYLEFEKLCGISGTAGNLDGEIRDTGNPFEGPRAEDYPTPPMKTTPPLERFMDASADLGYHPFMSPSANLSEAYTNPDGVSRGACQYCGYCERFGCEWGAKADPTVTALPVAKETGNFELRTQADVRRLLYDAREGRVRGVQYVDTVTGEEYVQPAETVALTAYVLHNVRLLLLSDIGEPYDPENPQDSGNVGKNYCYQNFGGSATGYWDDEQWNLYMGAGALGAAVDDFNGDNFDHTGLDFLHGGNIAITQTGRRPIVNNPVPPGVERNWGSEFKRASVNYFNSSLSISAQGAVLPYADNYLDLDPTYTDEHGDPLLRMTFNWKEQDRKLAEYAGEKCREIMEAMDPDRMSYSDEVIGEGGDYDIRPYQSTHNTGGAVMGPNPDVSVVNSYLQCWDAENLFIPGASAFAHNSGYNPTGTVGALAFRAADGMKQYLQRPRMLD
- a CDS encoding gluconate 2-dehydrogenase subunit 3 family protein; amino-acid sequence: MRDQPNDEEEPRFDFTRRSFMGNTGLAGGAMMLAGQAVATARGEEGDRTRAQETPGGDAGVDEEGLEFFDITQARLVQAMAARIMPADEVGPGAVELGVVYFIDEQLNSEFGVASDWYMEEPFVNRYDGAKPNQGWQSRLTPAEVYEYSLDWVEEYTSEEYGKSFLDLTDEQKDEVLAALDDNEVDTFRSIEPEEFFRLLRFNTLEGMYCDPMYDGNRNMDGWRMKRFPGSPGALGSYRDLIDRGEFIRIPPRDVEDDVESLGIESGTDSSEGVQSSHSHGPRYELEDGSDEDDEGHHERDDDSDGGGS